A genomic segment from Nymphalis io chromosome 15, ilAglIoxx1.1, whole genome shotgun sequence encodes:
- the LOC126773554 gene encoding uncharacterized protein LOC126773554 isoform X5 encodes MMSMKKQTMHHPWERTIKHVYNDYKHCHNTVNNPNYSTKKVCTPDKNRVKITIIGNRVVKEFISCVHLVKTLHKYRPKNFDAPSIREITTVEWPKVWNDLKLQYGGLAYCLENQVAVILNDKFLGGDKELKEIIHSRYHCHFHLDYYKEGINNFANFIRSSGRPCAYMHILIDNEYAGTLIFMLYADIVPYTSENFLRLCRDKKGGYSGTPVHRIVKDGWIQCGGFGLKNTELDCENFIIPHDRRGVLCMANDGRHVDCSTQFFVLLQPASWMAHKYVAFGQLIDGESTLKAIESVPTFYESPKYNIRIQKAGILNLECQDIKINKNTNEYLQGHIEDLVALGDLLYEDLMKRVLLDIELKRIALEEMENGEAEEINVGEHITRNIRATERFIRKKEDLEQLQKSQIHNSRASSAISEAHANNDFDVEIYNYEPEELSYKHVSLAETVSSVVKPMKPFYLPLTDVPYPGEVDSTYDLKKFLRGDYCLESDLQNNPPIKNIGNNISYISEIYKFDEDSEISSMESICSEDEQEIRRYLKLNVDRVSFGGGVIKSIARGIGKYNIFEDTRKSELITDEELRRFRLASMDRRSRESHDKKVRIVESAIGTQTGSKRKQTGAARLSDLTESDVDVRRKSALTRLYDNLTFDNGAGPTLKEYKPTDRGSNKKFILIQSPMTRMKNGDSTKNNHFRTSITIDDSSFEQVLKFQHDRRTARKISSDYVKTIDQIEHRGESSIRSVEFAKTRPSLTVSQYQRKNIKHQQETENAALSKKKSFLRNSGSKHSLHGLRLPGDTPLYSMTEVRVCNCIK; translated from the exons ATGATGAGTATGAAAAAACAGACGATGCATCATCCTTGGGAAAGAACCATAAAACATGTTTATAATGACTATAAACATTGTCATAATACCGTTAATAATCCTAACTATTCAACGAAAAAAGTATGTACCCCAGATAAAAATCGAGTCAAGATTACAATTATCGGAAATAGAGTCGTAAAGGAGTTCATAAGTTGCGTACATTTAGTAAAAACATTGCATAAATACCGCCCAAAAAACTTCGACGCTCCTTCAATAAGag AAATAACAACGGTAGAGTGGCCAAAAGTTTggaatgatttaaaattacaatacggTGGTCTCGCATATTGCTTGGAAAATCAAGTCGCCGTTATTCTTAACGACAAATTTCTTGGCGGTGACAAAGAACTCAAAGAAATCATACACTCAAGATATCATTGTCATTTTCATTTGGACTACTATAAAGAAGGCATAAACAATTTTGCCAATTTCATAAGATCTTCTGGG AGACCATGTGCGTACAtgcatattttaatagataatgaATATGCAGGTACTTTAATTTTCATG cTTTACGCAGACATAGTTCCATATACATCAGAAAATTTCCTTCGTCTTTGCCGAGACAAAAAAGGTGGATATTCAGGAACTCCTGTACATAGAATTGTTAAAGATGGTTGGATTCAATGTGGTGGATTTGGTCTAAAAAATACAGAATTGGATTGTGAAAATTTTATCATTCCTCACGATAGGCGTGGCGTACTATGTATGGCTAACGATGGAAG acatgTGGATTGTTCCACACAATTCTTCGTTTTACTGCAACCTGCATCATGGATGGCTCATAAATATGTTGCGTTCGGACAATTAATTGATGGAGAATCAACCTTAAAAGCAATTGAATCCGTACCAACATTTTACGAATCTCCGAAATATAACATAAGAATACAGAAAGCTGGTATATTAAACTTGGAATGTcaagacataaaaataaataaaaataccaatgaATATTTGCAAGGACATATTGAAGATCTAGTTGCTTTAGGAGATTTACTTTATGAG GATCTTATGAAGAGAGTACTTCTCGACATAGAATTAAAACGTATCGCCTTAGAAGAAATGGAAAATGGAGAAGCCGAAGAAATTAACGTCGGAGAACATATTACAAGAAATATTCGCGCAACTGAAAG GTTCATTCGTAAAAAAGAAGATTTAGAGCAATTACAGAAGAGCCAAATCCATAACAGTAGAGCATCATCCGCTATAAGTGAAGCACATGCTAATAACGATTTTGACGTCGAAATTTACAATTACGAACCAGAGGAATTATCGTACAAGCATGTATCGTTAGCGGAAACTGTTAGTTCGGTGGTGAAACCAATGAAACCATTTTATTTACCTCTCACTGATGTGCCTTATCCTGGAGAAGTCGACTCAACATATGActtgaaaaa GTTTTTAAGGGGCGACTATTGTCTTGAAAGTGATTTACAAAACAATccaccaataaaaaatattggaaataatatatcttatatatccgaaatttataaattcgaCGAGGATTCCGAAATATCatcaa tggaATCAATCTGTTCAGAAGATGAGCAGGAAATAAGAAGATATTTAAA GCTCAATGTCGATCGAGTGAGTTTTGGTGGTGGCGTTATAAAAAGTATTGCAAGAGGTATCGGTAAATACAATATCTTCGAAGACACGAGAaa GTCCGAGTTGATTACTGATGAAGAGCTGAGACGTTTTAG ATTAGCTTCTATGGATCGCCGTTCAAGAGAAAGTCATGATAA AAAAGTCCGGATCGTCGAATCTGCTATTGGCACACAAACTGGGTCTAAACGAAAGCAGACTGGTGCAGCGAGACTGTCCGATCTCACGGAATCTGATGTAGATGTTCGTAGAAAATCGGCTCTCACGCGCTTGTATGATAACTTGACATTTGACAACGGTGCCGGACCTACACTGAAAGAGTACAA ACCCACAGATAGAGGATCAAATAAGAAGTTTATCCTCATACAGTCGCCCATGACTCGTATGAAAAACGGCGATTCAacgaaaaataatcattttcggACATCTATAACAATAGACGATAGTTCTTTTGAGCAAGTCCTTAAATTCCAACACGATCGTAGGACCGCTCGGAAGATTTCATCCGATTATGTAAAAACCATAGACCAGATAGAGCACCGGGGCGAAAGTTCTATTAGAAGTGTCGAATTCGCTAAAACGCGCCCCTCCCTGACGGTTTCTCAATATcaacgaaaaaatattaaacatcaacaAGAAACAGAGAACGCTGCATTAAGCAAGAAAAAGTCGTTCCTAAGAAATTCGg gttctAAGCATTCCTTACATGGCTTGCGCTTGCCGGGGGATACTCCATTATATTCAATGACAGAAGTAAGAGTTTGTAActgtataaagtaa
- the LOC126773554 gene encoding uncharacterized protein LOC126773554 isoform X3, which yields MMSMKKQTMHHPWERTIKHVYNDYKHCHNTVNNPNYSTKKVCTPDKNRVKITIIGNRVVKEFISCVHLVKTLHKYRPKNFDAPSIREITTVEWPKVWNDLKLQYGGLAYCLENQVAVILNDKFLGGDKELKEIIHSRYHCHFHLDYYKEGINNFANFIRSSGRPCAYMHILIDNEYAGTLIFMLYADIVPYTSENFLRLCRDKKGGYSGTPVHRIVKDGWIQCGGFGLKNTELDCENFIIPHDRRGVLCMANDGRHVDCSTQFFVLLQPASWMAHKYVAFGQLIDGESTLKAIESVPTFYESPKYNIRIQKAGILNLECQDIKINKNTNEYLQGHIEDLVALGDLLYEDLMKRVLLDIELKRIALEEMENGEAEEINVGEHITRNIRATERFIRKKEDLEQLQKSQIHNSRASSAISEAHANNDFDVEIYNYEPEELSYKHVSLAETVSSVVKPMKPFYLPLTDVPYPGEVDSTYDLKKFLRGDYCLESDLQNNPPIKNIGNNISYISEIYKFDEDSEISSMESICSEDEQEIRRYLKLNVDRVSFGGGVIKSIARGIGKYNIFEDTRKSELITDEELRRFRKVSISLPSNKAYKEPIKIKRRQTGFVRPEDLERIYLIHKAASHDVVDSEDEGSMTGSRKVRIVESAIGTQTGSKRKQTGAARLSDLTESDVDVRRKSALTRLYDNLTFDNGAGPTLKEYKPTDRGSNKKFILIQSPMTRMKNGDSTKNNHFRTSITIDDSSFEQVLKFQHDRRTARKISSDYVKTIDQIEHRGESSIRSVEFAKTRPSLTVSQYQRKNIKHQQETENAALSKKKSFLRNSGSKHSLHGLRLPGDTPLYSMTEVRVCNCIK from the exons ATGATGAGTATGAAAAAACAGACGATGCATCATCCTTGGGAAAGAACCATAAAACATGTTTATAATGACTATAAACATTGTCATAATACCGTTAATAATCCTAACTATTCAACGAAAAAAGTATGTACCCCAGATAAAAATCGAGTCAAGATTACAATTATCGGAAATAGAGTCGTAAAGGAGTTCATAAGTTGCGTACATTTAGTAAAAACATTGCATAAATACCGCCCAAAAAACTTCGACGCTCCTTCAATAAGag AAATAACAACGGTAGAGTGGCCAAAAGTTTggaatgatttaaaattacaatacggTGGTCTCGCATATTGCTTGGAAAATCAAGTCGCCGTTATTCTTAACGACAAATTTCTTGGCGGTGACAAAGAACTCAAAGAAATCATACACTCAAGATATCATTGTCATTTTCATTTGGACTACTATAAAGAAGGCATAAACAATTTTGCCAATTTCATAAGATCTTCTGGG AGACCATGTGCGTACAtgcatattttaatagataatgaATATGCAGGTACTTTAATTTTCATG cTTTACGCAGACATAGTTCCATATACATCAGAAAATTTCCTTCGTCTTTGCCGAGACAAAAAAGGTGGATATTCAGGAACTCCTGTACATAGAATTGTTAAAGATGGTTGGATTCAATGTGGTGGATTTGGTCTAAAAAATACAGAATTGGATTGTGAAAATTTTATCATTCCTCACGATAGGCGTGGCGTACTATGTATGGCTAACGATGGAAG acatgTGGATTGTTCCACACAATTCTTCGTTTTACTGCAACCTGCATCATGGATGGCTCATAAATATGTTGCGTTCGGACAATTAATTGATGGAGAATCAACCTTAAAAGCAATTGAATCCGTACCAACATTTTACGAATCTCCGAAATATAACATAAGAATACAGAAAGCTGGTATATTAAACTTGGAATGTcaagacataaaaataaataaaaataccaatgaATATTTGCAAGGACATATTGAAGATCTAGTTGCTTTAGGAGATTTACTTTATGAG GATCTTATGAAGAGAGTACTTCTCGACATAGAATTAAAACGTATCGCCTTAGAAGAAATGGAAAATGGAGAAGCCGAAGAAATTAACGTCGGAGAACATATTACAAGAAATATTCGCGCAACTGAAAG GTTCATTCGTAAAAAAGAAGATTTAGAGCAATTACAGAAGAGCCAAATCCATAACAGTAGAGCATCATCCGCTATAAGTGAAGCACATGCTAATAACGATTTTGACGTCGAAATTTACAATTACGAACCAGAGGAATTATCGTACAAGCATGTATCGTTAGCGGAAACTGTTAGTTCGGTGGTGAAACCAATGAAACCATTTTATTTACCTCTCACTGATGTGCCTTATCCTGGAGAAGTCGACTCAACATATGActtgaaaaa GTTTTTAAGGGGCGACTATTGTCTTGAAAGTGATTTACAAAACAATccaccaataaaaaatattggaaataatatatcttatatatccgaaatttataaattcgaCGAGGATTCCGAAATATCatcaa tggaATCAATCTGTTCAGAAGATGAGCAGGAAATAAGAAGATATTTAAA GCTCAATGTCGATCGAGTGAGTTTTGGTGGTGGCGTTATAAAAAGTATTGCAAGAGGTATCGGTAAATACAATATCTTCGAAGACACGAGAaa GTCCGAGTTGATTACTGATGAAGAGCTGAGACGTTTTAG aaaggtATCTATTAGCTTACCGTCGAACAAAGCTTATAAAGAACCGATCAAGATCAAAAGACGTCAGACAGGTTTTGTTAGACCTGAAGATTtagaaagaatatatttaatacataaagccGCTTCACACGATGTAGTCGATTCAGAGGACGAAGGGTCGATGACAGGATCTCG AAAAGTCCGGATCGTCGAATCTGCTATTGGCACACAAACTGGGTCTAAACGAAAGCAGACTGGTGCAGCGAGACTGTCCGATCTCACGGAATCTGATGTAGATGTTCGTAGAAAATCGGCTCTCACGCGCTTGTATGATAACTTGACATTTGACAACGGTGCCGGACCTACACTGAAAGAGTACAA ACCCACAGATAGAGGATCAAATAAGAAGTTTATCCTCATACAGTCGCCCATGACTCGTATGAAAAACGGCGATTCAacgaaaaataatcattttcggACATCTATAACAATAGACGATAGTTCTTTTGAGCAAGTCCTTAAATTCCAACACGATCGTAGGACCGCTCGGAAGATTTCATCCGATTATGTAAAAACCATAGACCAGATAGAGCACCGGGGCGAAAGTTCTATTAGAAGTGTCGAATTCGCTAAAACGCGCCCCTCCCTGACGGTTTCTCAATATcaacgaaaaaatattaaacatcaacaAGAAACAGAGAACGCTGCATTAAGCAAGAAAAAGTCGTTCCTAAGAAATTCGg gttctAAGCATTCCTTACATGGCTTGCGCTTGCCGGGGGATACTCCATTATATTCAATGACAGAAGTAAGAGTTTGTAActgtataaagtaa
- the LOC126773554 gene encoding uncharacterized protein LOC126773554 isoform X7, giving the protein MHILIDNEYAGTLIFMLYADIVPYTSENFLRLCRDKKGGYSGTPVHRIVKDGWIQCGGFGLKNTELDCENFIIPHDRRGVLCMANDGRHVDCSTQFFVLLQPASWMAHKYVAFGQLIDGESTLKAIESVPTFYESPKYNIRIQKAGILNLECQDIKINKNTNEYLQGHIEDLVALGDLLYEDLMKRVLLDIELKRIALEEMENGEAEEINVGEHITRNIRATERFIRKKEDLEQLQKSQIHNSRASSAISEAHANNDFDVEIYNYEPEELSYKHVSLAETVSSVVKPMKPFYLPLTDVPYPGEVDSTYDLKKFLRGDYCLESDLQNNPPIKNIGNNISYISEIYKFDEDSEISSMESICSEDEQEIRRYLKLNVDRVSFGGGVIKSIARGIGKYNIFEDTRKSELITDEELRRFRLASMDRRSRESHDKKVSISLPSNKAYKEPIKIKRRQTGFVRPEDLERIYLIHKAASHDVVDSEDEGSMTGSRKVRIVESAIGTQTGSKRKQTGAARLSDLTESDVDVRRKSALTRLYDNLTFDNGAGPTLKEYKPTDRGSNKKFILIQSPMTRMKNGDSTKNNHFRTSITIDDSSFEQVLKFQHDRRTARKISSDYVKTIDQIEHRGESSIRSVEFAKTRPSLTVSQYQRKNIKHQQETENAALSKKKSFLRNSGSKHSLHGLRLPGDTPLYSMTEVRVCNCIK; this is encoded by the exons AtgcatattttaatagataatgaATATGCAGGTACTTTAATTTTCATG cTTTACGCAGACATAGTTCCATATACATCAGAAAATTTCCTTCGTCTTTGCCGAGACAAAAAAGGTGGATATTCAGGAACTCCTGTACATAGAATTGTTAAAGATGGTTGGATTCAATGTGGTGGATTTGGTCTAAAAAATACAGAATTGGATTGTGAAAATTTTATCATTCCTCACGATAGGCGTGGCGTACTATGTATGGCTAACGATGGAAG acatgTGGATTGTTCCACACAATTCTTCGTTTTACTGCAACCTGCATCATGGATGGCTCATAAATATGTTGCGTTCGGACAATTAATTGATGGAGAATCAACCTTAAAAGCAATTGAATCCGTACCAACATTTTACGAATCTCCGAAATATAACATAAGAATACAGAAAGCTGGTATATTAAACTTGGAATGTcaagacataaaaataaataaaaataccaatgaATATTTGCAAGGACATATTGAAGATCTAGTTGCTTTAGGAGATTTACTTTATGAG GATCTTATGAAGAGAGTACTTCTCGACATAGAATTAAAACGTATCGCCTTAGAAGAAATGGAAAATGGAGAAGCCGAAGAAATTAACGTCGGAGAACATATTACAAGAAATATTCGCGCAACTGAAAG GTTCATTCGTAAAAAAGAAGATTTAGAGCAATTACAGAAGAGCCAAATCCATAACAGTAGAGCATCATCCGCTATAAGTGAAGCACATGCTAATAACGATTTTGACGTCGAAATTTACAATTACGAACCAGAGGAATTATCGTACAAGCATGTATCGTTAGCGGAAACTGTTAGTTCGGTGGTGAAACCAATGAAACCATTTTATTTACCTCTCACTGATGTGCCTTATCCTGGAGAAGTCGACTCAACATATGActtgaaaaa GTTTTTAAGGGGCGACTATTGTCTTGAAAGTGATTTACAAAACAATccaccaataaaaaatattggaaataatatatcttatatatccgaaatttataaattcgaCGAGGATTCCGAAATATCatcaa tggaATCAATCTGTTCAGAAGATGAGCAGGAAATAAGAAGATATTTAAA GCTCAATGTCGATCGAGTGAGTTTTGGTGGTGGCGTTATAAAAAGTATTGCAAGAGGTATCGGTAAATACAATATCTTCGAAGACACGAGAaa GTCCGAGTTGATTACTGATGAAGAGCTGAGACGTTTTAG ATTAGCTTCTATGGATCGCCGTTCAAGAGAAAGTCATGATAA aaaggtATCTATTAGCTTACCGTCGAACAAAGCTTATAAAGAACCGATCAAGATCAAAAGACGTCAGACAGGTTTTGTTAGACCTGAAGATTtagaaagaatatatttaatacataaagccGCTTCACACGATGTAGTCGATTCAGAGGACGAAGGGTCGATGACAGGATCTCG AAAAGTCCGGATCGTCGAATCTGCTATTGGCACACAAACTGGGTCTAAACGAAAGCAGACTGGTGCAGCGAGACTGTCCGATCTCACGGAATCTGATGTAGATGTTCGTAGAAAATCGGCTCTCACGCGCTTGTATGATAACTTGACATTTGACAACGGTGCCGGACCTACACTGAAAGAGTACAA ACCCACAGATAGAGGATCAAATAAGAAGTTTATCCTCATACAGTCGCCCATGACTCGTATGAAAAACGGCGATTCAacgaaaaataatcattttcggACATCTATAACAATAGACGATAGTTCTTTTGAGCAAGTCCTTAAATTCCAACACGATCGTAGGACCGCTCGGAAGATTTCATCCGATTATGTAAAAACCATAGACCAGATAGAGCACCGGGGCGAAAGTTCTATTAGAAGTGTCGAATTCGCTAAAACGCGCCCCTCCCTGACGGTTTCTCAATATcaacgaaaaaatattaaacatcaacaAGAAACAGAGAACGCTGCATTAAGCAAGAAAAAGTCGTTCCTAAGAAATTCGg gttctAAGCATTCCTTACATGGCTTGCGCTTGCCGGGGGATACTCCATTATATTCAATGACAGAAGTAAGAGTTTGTAActgtataaagtaa